One genomic region from Campylobacter concisus encodes:
- a CDS encoding aminotransferase, which yields MIVKISKGEKGIADYLKTGKKRDSKLTRDEKDDRLPLAGNLDLIEMSEKHQSKKKNKKHNYYHISLSFTSEEWSRLYESGNIDELIMDFLRLTFPNHDIDELLFYAEAHLPIIKEEPYIPRPEGALENRTLNKKHKNGEPLKREPHVHLIVSFENMKFTHSVKTGGVIYTKGVAKQQIKAVMAKSAEKFKRVVNDILSNKYGLNNIEPLSMDEDQLKKQYESFKSAAQKVKKGKEKDTQMKIETNVVIEPKANTKEQDISVEELLADARNSTADYLLRMIEEDESFKKDYYDRAKRLNAMDIREFLPMINAKFNITAKPKIVNDKYKVSVDEFKGTYNLTDLMCKIVYNGRKGALFHVVNELEQMLIELQSNKNEPKITLSVSSDFGTPNKDPKTQVLNSWETIQIEPYNLKSILKNYSAISVAGFKDKGKEASSIDSITPTLIYDIDSSKFTANDAQNLLKSKGIKGFIYPTTYQAPDTKVEKFKLIIPTTDAPSLNEYDEYIKEITRELGLYDIVNNSSLHPSKFHYTPVPGSEVISIGGKTFDNTRAIEDASLKTDINNMDIKAIYEDLQNLRKYELGHEPKDTNSHIKRASYQAISSKISIKELDRIL from the coding sequence ATGATAGTTAAGATCTCAAAGGGAGAAAAAGGCATAGCTGATTATCTAAAAACTGGCAAGAAAAGAGATTCGAAGCTAACTAGAGATGAAAAAGATGATAGATTGCCACTGGCTGGAAATTTAGATCTTATCGAGATGTCTGAAAAGCACCAGAGCAAGAAAAAGAATAAGAAACATAACTACTATCATATATCCTTGTCATTTACTTCAGAGGAGTGGAGCAGACTATATGAAAGTGGCAATATAGATGAGCTTATAATGGATTTTTTGAGGCTAACTTTCCCAAATCACGACATAGATGAGCTACTTTTTTATGCTGAAGCTCATCTGCCTATAATCAAAGAAGAGCCATATATTCCTCGCCCAGAAGGGGCACTAGAAAATAGAACATTAAACAAGAAACATAAAAATGGTGAACCACTAAAAAGAGAGCCTCATGTTCATCTAATAGTCTCTTTTGAAAATATGAAATTTACTCATAGTGTAAAAACCGGTGGAGTTATATATACAAAAGGTGTAGCCAAGCAACAAATAAAAGCTGTTATGGCTAAATCAGCAGAGAAATTTAAAAGAGTAGTTAATGACATCTTATCTAACAAGTATGGATTAAATAATATAGAGCCTTTAAGTATGGATGAAGACCAACTAAAAAAACAATATGAAAGCTTTAAAAGTGCAGCACAAAAGGTTAAGAAAGGCAAAGAAAAAGATACACAGATGAAGATAGAAACAAATGTAGTGATCGAGCCAAAAGCTAATACAAAAGAGCAGGATATAAGTGTTGAAGAGCTGCTAGCTGATGCTAGAAATTCTACAGCTGATTATCTATTAAGAATGATAGAAGAAGATGAGAGTTTCAAAAAAGACTATTATGATAGAGCAAAGAGGCTTAACGCAATGGATATAAGAGAATTTTTGCCTATGATCAATGCAAAATTTAACATTACCGCAAAACCTAAAATAGTAAATGACAAATATAAAGTAAGTGTAGATGAGTTTAAGGGAACTTATAATCTAACTGATCTAATGTGTAAGATAGTCTATAATGGCAGAAAAGGAGCATTATTTCACGTGGTTAATGAGCTAGAGCAAATGCTTATAGAGCTTCAATCCAATAAAAATGAGCCAAAGATAACATTAAGTGTAAGTAGTGACTTTGGCACGCCAAATAAAGACCCAAAAACTCAAGTGTTAAATAGCTGGGAAACGATACAAATAGAGCCATACAATCTAAAATCAATACTTAAAAACTATTCAGCTATATCAGTGGCAGGTTTTAAAGATAAAGGCAAAGAAGCTAGCAGTATTGACAGCATAACTCCTACGCTTATATATGATATAGATAGCTCTAAATTTACTGCAAATGATGCTCAAAATTTACTAAAAAGTAAAGGAATAAAAGGCTTCATATACCCAACCACCTATCAAGCGCCAGACACAAAAGTAGAGAAATTTAAACTCATTATACCCACAACAGATGCTCCAAGCTTAAATGAATATGATGAATACATAAAAGAGATAACAAGAGAGCTTGGGTTATATGACATAGTAAATAACTCCAGCTTGCATCCTAGTAAATTTCACTACACTCCAGTGCCAGGATCTGAAGTTATAAGCATTGGTGGAAAAACTTTTGATAATACAAGAGCCATTGAAGATGCCAGCCTAAAAACAGACATTAATAATATGGATATTAAAGCCATATATGAAGATTTACAAAATCTAAGAAAATATGAGCTTGGTCATGAGCCAAAAGATACCAACTCACATATTAAAAGAGCAAGCTACCAAGCCATATCATCAAAGATTTCTATAAAAGAGCTTGATAGAATACTTTGA
- the mobC gene encoding plasmid mobilization relaxosome protein MobC, translated as MSKNVKDKVLSARITYQQYDKLSKIALELDMSKSEIISYLIDNGTVNSESIKKKELYPTIITYFARPFNNINQIAKKLNIAYKTSGNIDLKTILQTQEELYKVQSVLTEILSLIKSSYDS; from the coding sequence ATGTCAAAAAATGTCAAGGATAAGGTGCTCTCCGCAAGGATCACTTATCAACAATACGATAAGTTATCTAAAATAGCTCTAGAGTTAGATATGTCAAAATCAGAAATCATTTCCTATCTTATAGATAATGGCACTGTAAATTCTGAATCCATAAAAAAGAAAGAGTTATATCCAACAATCATTACATATTTTGCTAGACCTTTTAATAACATCAATCAAATAGCAAAGAAACTAAATATAGCTTATAAGACTAGTGGCAATATAGATTTAAAAACGATACTGCAGACACAAGAAGAGTTGTACAAAGTTCAATCAGTGCTAACTGAAATTTTAAGCCTAATAAAGAGTAGCTATGATAGTTAA